The genomic interval ATGGTACGTTTTTAGTCCTTGCTCACATGCAGTTCCACCTGAGCCTAGGTGGGGTCTAAACTGTATGTAAACATTGCAGAGCACCGATTAGCCAGAGAGAATTTTCTGATGGAGAAATGCAGATGTCCGGCACAAACTCGTCCATGTATAAACTCTCCAAGCTACAGTATCGACCACGTTTGTTTTTGTCTGATTCACAACGGCAGCTTGCAAAAATACCCCATGGTCTGGGGCGAGGAGATATGTTCAGTCCTCCCCACCCTGCCCCCcaaaaaatgttcaaatacaTGATGAATAAACAATGCTTAACATTAGCCTtgtcattgttgtggtttccaaaaccCATGGTTCCTACCCTGCTCAAAAGTCACATAGTaaagtttctgaagtgctgagcctggagtggTAACATCAGAGTCTCTTTTTTCCAGTGGAGCATCATGATGATTTAAAGCTATAATTCTGAGATTAAACTAATGTAGAGTTGCTTTAAGGTTTGGATTGTGGTTGGAGTGATGTTTCAGATTAGAGTTTAGGCTGATTTTTATAGAGTTGTCATCAGGAATTCAAAAGTGAGTCGGTGAACTGTAATAAAATAGAAGATATTTAGTAGAACTTCTGTGGCAGTAAACAAACATGCTTTAGTGCACTGGGccattgaacacacacacagacagatgtgGGCAGCTATTCCCACCACCCATGGGGCAGTTGTGGGTTTGGCACCTTGcacaagggcacctcagccatggactTAGGGAGGAGGCCAGCGCTGTTCCCCTTAAAGTAACGCTCCCTGACACAAACAAATCATAGTACAGACACAATCTCAACACACAGTGAAAAACTACGGAGCCCCTTAAaggactgggggaaaaataaaaaaaacactattgattttgcgttccctcgcaaatactttgtgggctccgtagtactgtgcttgctgttgattatgtgcttgctgtgcgtgtcaggtgaactatgAAGCAGCTCgttgaattttactttgatcttggactgaaatataaagatatgtgtgtgtgtgtgtggtaatgtTTCTGGCAGAAAATGGTATCATTTTTactgtagctttaaaaaaacagaattcccaGATAAAACGAAATGCATGGTGTAGCGACCGGCTCGCGAGCTCCATAGCCGTGTCTGGAGTGAGCGCGCTGAGCCACGCCTCTGTAAAAATCAGTCCGCAGCGTGCCCTGAAATCTGTGTGTTAAGCCACTACCTTACACCCTCCACCTTGTTATTGAATGACCGGATTTTTAAGAGAGTCTTTGCTTGGTAAAGGTTTTTTGTTAAGATTCTTAGCTTGACCCCTACCccagtcaataacaataaaaaaacccaGCCGTCCacacttttttacttttttttcacgAAGCCGCCTACGTCTCATACACTTGTCACTATGGAGATACGTGGAACTATGCCGTTCTGACTAGCACTTTCAGAATGCTACCGAACGTATATAAACTTGTTGTTTACAACTTCCTCTGATGATATGTGGCAGTTCCTTACATATGTACGATAACGATTCGCACTGGCAACTACTAcaacggagttttagggccacagcgttgaaaaaaaaaaaaacaagattccgagattaaagtcagaatttgCAATggagcgcaatgtatttgcgagtGAACGCAAAATCaatggtgctttttttttttttccccccccagtccctttaggggctccgtacatTTCCgccacattaaataataaaaaaatgcactaacttatttttcattaatatgtaaaCTGGTATCTCAATTGAGAAGTTATTCTACTAATTTTATTCATGattttttgtggttttatttCGTTTACAGTTACAACCCACAGTTAATCTTTACAAGGAGAAGCTTATTACGATCCCGCCAGCTAAAGGAACAGGTAATTCAGTGAGAAACATGTAGCCTATATCCAGTATAATTTTAgcataaatacaaacacaagctATATGCAAGTTTGTACAGTTCTGCTTAAATGccatattttgtcatttttaaatgtcagaAAGTTAACACATTCTCTAGAgggaacatatttaaaatggcATTTTGATGGTTCTTGTTTTTGAGTACATTCTtgcttaattaatattattttattatcaacTTATTGGAGAAAATAACAACTACAGTTTTAAAGGTGCCATTACTCTTGTACAGGCCAAATTTTTAGTATTTTTCTAGAATGTTAATTCATTAATGATCTGTAACTGTGCATAAAACATACATCaagtatataaaaaatatttactccatacaacaagcacacacacacacacacaataaaaaacaccGTATTTTTAGTTGTAGGAGTATGAGAAGTTTTCAAACGATTAATGTTACTATAGAATGGGATGTTGATAGTAAGATCTAAGAAATGTTTGATTTGTCCCAAATGATTAACAGAACCATAAAAGAATCTAAAATCCCCATTTAGATTCTGAAaaaattactgaaaaaaatactttttcatagtaaaaaaatctattaaaaCTATTTCATAGataattattttagaataaaacaaatatctgattttttatgtttaaaacagtaaaagtaaaaattacAACAGAATTTCAGTATATTCTTGTTCACAAAATTATTAAatctaaaatacattttgataaataattaattgtcCACACAGTTATTTTTggtatgaattttttttttttttttaagttttcagattcagattcccaTTCTGTCACTAGGTGGCATAACATAATGTAACAGTGATTAGCCAAACCATGTACAGGACGATAAccacaaataaacataaaatcactactcatattcatatatatttatgaataacTATACAATAACTTGCTTTCATGGATGGTTACAGGATGGATGACTTGAGTCAGTTCTTGAGGGAAAGAAATGTTCCTGAGGAAACAATAGAAGCCCTGAAGCATGAGAAGgtactgtttaaaaatatattctaaTTAAAAACTGTCATCAACAAATGTTCAAATGCTAAAACAAATCATCAAATGTTATCTATCCTAAATATGTATTTCTAATAAGTGTTCCATTATCCATGTTTAGATTGATAGGAGGACCATACAGCTGATGACAGATGAGCAGCTGAAGGCTTATTTACTGTCATATGGTGATCGTCTAGCTGTAATGGGATTTTGTATGCGCAAGGAAAGTAATCACCACTAAACTGGGAAAGCAAAGCTTTTTGATCGCCTAAAAAACAGATTATCCAGAAGAAAACTTTCTGATGAAGGAGACAGCAGCACGAACCCAGGGGAGAATTGTCAACCAACTCCAAAAAAGAATGCCCTGAAGACCACGAGAAAGGTAGAAATAGGGTGGATGAACTATGATGATGAAAAAGAGATTTTTAAGCAAGTAAGGACAAAACGTCGAGGGGGAACATGAAGTGTACATGTTTTAAAGGAagctcaaaaataaaataaaaaatttgatAGACCAAGCCATCAACCTCTTTTTTCCAAATGGGAAACATATTCTTGGGCCCGTAACAGATTTTGAGCTTGATCTCAAAGATTACCAAGAGGTTGCAGCTGATGATGCAATCACAGTTATACAACTGTACAGTGACACAAAGCTCTCTCTTCTGAGGTTTTACCTGAAGAAGAAAAGAAGTGACAGTTCAAACAGTCAGAGCAGAGATTTGGCTCTTCGTTTGAAGGAAACAGAAGTCTCCCAGAATCACTCTTCTGCTTCTTCTCTTTATGTTGCTACAGCCTCATCATCAGCAGGATTTGAAAAAGTCACCCCAGACGTGATATTTCTTGGAAGTAGCATCAATGATGATGTTTTCCCCTATATGACCTTCCCCTATATCCCACAGAAGAACTAAGTACTGTCAGCGAACATGTTTCTGAGGACAGCAACATTGTGTTTATAGGAGACTTCTCTGGAAGTGGGCAACAAAATGTGGATGACACACAGCCTGTTGAGGAAGAAGATATGTCATCTAGTGGGAGAGTAGAGAGAATATTGATTGTCCATAGAGGGCAGGTACTGCCAGAGCCCATAGGACATTTCTGTGATGATGGAATTCAAGAtgctgacattaaaattcagctTGTACTTCCAAATGGAGCACATGGACATGCATATGATGACGGGGGTGTTGGGGGGGTTGTGAAGAACTGTCTTTCCGAAATTTGGAATGAGTTCTATGACCAGTTCACAACTGGAAATACATTTAAAGTTCCTTTCCTTTGGCATAATTTTGGACAGAAGCACTGGGAGAGTGTAGGGCGAATAATTGCATTTGGATGGGCAAGGGAGAAGTATCTTCCAACGAAGACTGCACCAATTGTGTTAGAGCAGGCTGCCTTTGTAGGTTTAAAAGCGATGTAGTGGAGAATTTCCTCAAGTACATATCTGAATCAGAGTATGTAGTGTTTGAAACATGGAGATCTGATTTTAACAGTGTTGACCAAGAAGAGTTAATTGAGATCTTGGATAATCAGAACTGCAGAAAAGCACCAACTGCATGCAATGTAAAGGAAATCCTCCAGGAGCTTGCTCACAAGACACTTATCCAAGTGCCTGCCTACGTCATAGATCAGTGGACAAAAATTCTCAGCACAGTTTTTCAGAACTTTGAGGATCTCAGAGCAGTATATGGAGCTTTGCAACCAACTGGCAAAAAGTTTCTGAAGTCACTCAGCTTCCCAGAAACAATGAAAGACAACCAGAAGGACATTCAGCGGCACCTGACTACCTACCTGAGGAATGCTAATTTTCAGAGTCTATGCTTGTTCCTTCGATTTTGCACAGGTTCTGGTCTATTTCTAGAGAAGAAAATCACAGTTGATTTTACCCAAATTCAAGGATTCCAGAGAAGACCTGTGGCACACACATGTGGCTGTGTACTGGAGTTGTCAGTGCAGTATGTCAGCTATCCTGACTTTAGTCCTGAGATGAATAAGGTCTTGGAATCTAATGTGTGGGTGATGAACATAGTATAATGTACTCCATCCAATTGGGGTGTTGAATATAACACTGTCACAGGTATTTTTACAGGAAGTATATTTGTCCCAAACATTTCCTTTGAGCCAGCATGCTGTTATATTGTATGGCTGACCAGGTCTCACTGTAAACGTTAGGGATTTGTATGATTGTTGTCATTGTGGATACTCTGTTGCACACATTTGTTTATGTTAATTTTCAACAGTTTTACTTAATTCTAAACAATATCTTGTGGACtacaaaatcatataaaattCTAGATCACTTTATTTGGCCAAGTGTTCATGCATCATATTGAGGTATAGCCTCTAGGCCAACTGTTTTTCATGTACAGCTTAAATGTTTTCACCAGTTATCATTACTCCTGTTACCATCGCCAACTCTCAGATGTTCTCTTATTCAAAGTGTTTTTAATAACAGTGTACTGTTACCATGAATTTTATGGTGAACACTTTTTCATAATAAAcgttacattttcatttcaatAAACATTAATTTGGTTGCCTTTGAAAGCTGTTTCCACCTATATGATAAATTGTAATTACCCAAGTGACATCATTGTACAAGGTTAGTAGCCTAAATGGCTACTGAATATGTACAATTTTCCAGAAATATAtcaatatttctgtataaaacTCTTCTGATATTAGTGTTTTTCTTAGTCTGTTATCTGTGGACTGCCACCTCCAAGGGTCTTCAACAAGAGGCAGAAGTGGAATTTTCAAACAATTTATTTAACATGGTAATACAGGCACAGAGATGGCTAATACAAATGTACCTCATAATTTCCCACCCTTGCTCCTGGAGTAGCTCTGCCCTGGGCATTTTAGTGGTTTCCCCACCTCAACTTCAGATCATGATAGGACCAGAGAAGACATTAAAATCCAGGCCAGTGATAATCCAGAACCAGGGTTACTGCAGGCCAGTGGGAACCCTCTGATGTAcagtgtgggccatttatatcgatacatcttaataaaatgggaatggttggtgatattaacttcctgtttgtggcacattagtatatgggaggggggaaacttttcaagatgggtggtgaccatggtgaagttggccattttggatccaacttttgttttttcaatgggaagagtgtcatgtgacacatcaaacgtattgggaatttcacaaaaaaacatgtgtgttattctttcatgagttatttacaagtttctgaccacttataaaatgtgttcaaagtgctgcccattgtgttggattgtcaatgcaaccctcttctcccacttcacgcactgatagcaacaccgcaggagaaatgctagcacaggcttccagtagcCGTAATTtaaggtgctgcacatcttgatggtatggtgtggtatatggggtacaaagatactggggccattcttcatcagtggaaacctcaaggcccctggatatgcgaaattgctacgtGATGATGcgtttccctctttatgcactgaagctggcacgttccctgagtctttccagcaagatggtgcaccaccacattatgggtgtcaggtccaagcattcctagatgaacagtttcctggaaagtgtattggtcgtcgtgggccagttaaACTCTTCAGCTgtattgtgtgcatgtgtgtgtgtgtgtgggtccagTGATTCCCGATGGACCGCGACCctggacagtgaatgtatgaatgagtgaatgaatgagtttgtaCATTCCCCCGTGCTGCTGTATTTATGCTTTGAAGTAATTGATGTAATGTATAATTCTGTGTAGAATACAGTGGACACTGACTGTAATTAGTGCGCTGTCATTTAACAACTTTCCCAAAGTCACTATCAGCAGCAGCCTTTAATCCATCGACGATGAACAGATCCCTCCCTCAGTTCACAGATACACAGTACACTTCCTGCAAGACGACAcacatctgtctgtctctctgtctctgtctcaccctCTCTGTCCATCTCTTTCTATGGTACcatctctgtctgtttgtctctctctgtctgtctgtgtctgtataACTTACcatctctgtctgtttgtctctctctctgtctctgtctactCCAAAAGTGTGTAGACCTCTGTTATAGTGAGTGAACTCCTCTGTTTTAAGGTGGACACATCATGCACAGTTTGCAGAATCAAGCAGAAGATGAAGTGagatgctgtggagcagctgcacatgagcctcagGCCACAGCCCAGGGCCAAGTGTGAGTTAAAGGTGAAATCAAGACCAGGAGCAAAAGatcattttattagtttttattttagttttttatggtttgtgtgagttagtgtgtgtgtgtgtgtgtgtgtgtgttttttttttttttttttttttttgctgatgcAGATGAGGCTTCCTTTCTCCATCTTCCAACTTCTACCTCTCCgtattcattctctctccttgTTCCTTatacatttctctctttcttcttctgtgtgttttctctcgtTGTTCTTTTCTTCTTGCCCCCTGTCTCTCCCattcttttctttctgtctcctcctctctttttctctcctcttcactCTCCTTTCCTATcaaatctttctttctttcctcttctctctctgtcctcttctCACTTTCCTCCatcttcttcactctctctttctcctcttctttcttttctttccctttctcctTCTTGCTCTttgcattctttctttcttctgctCTTCTCTCAATTTCTATTTCCTCCACTTTCTTAGTTCTCTCAAACAACTTCTTTGCTTTTCCTTTaacagttttctttttctttgtgaCTTCCTTCctttccctctcttcctcctgctcTCTCCATCCTAGgagaaat from Hoplias malabaricus isolate fHopMal1 chromosome 3, fHopMal1.hap1, whole genome shotgun sequence carries:
- the LOC136691459 gene encoding uncharacterized protein, giving the protein MREERENLYLMNNHSPQRPQQDQPLIKLAMEVMALIPEEIYLLQKTKSLLREQETSSRLLAELEANVEDQLWAVVQPLKKLLNGWREQEEERERKEVTKKKKTVKGKAKKLFERTKKVEEIEIERRAEERKNAKSKKEKGKEKKEEEKERVKKMEESEKRTEREEERKKDLIGKESEEERKREEETERKEWERQGARRKEQREKTHRRRKREMYKEQGERMNTER